One stretch of Cervus canadensis isolate Bull #8, Minnesota chromosome 5, ASM1932006v1, whole genome shotgun sequence DNA includes these proteins:
- the LOC122441802 gene encoding 40S ribosomal protein S21-like: MQSDTGEFVDLYVPRKCSPSNRIIGAKDHASIQMNMAEVDKVTGRFNGQFKTYTICGAIRRMGESDDSIFRLAKDDGIISKNF, from the coding sequence ATGCAGAGCGACACTGGTGAGTTCGTGGACCTGTATGTGCCGCGGAAATGCTCTCCCAGCAACCGTATCATCGGAGCCAAGGACCACGCGTCCATCCAGATGAACATGGCCGAGGTTGACAAGGTGACAGGCAGGTTCAACGGCCAGTTTAAAACCTACACTATCTGCGGGGCCATTCGCAGGATGGGCGAGTCAGATGACTCCATTTTCCGGCTGGCCAAGGATGACGGCATCATCTCAAAGAACTTCTGA